The proteins below come from a single Streptomyces spongiicola genomic window:
- a CDS encoding YwqJ-related putative deaminase yields the protein MHTAPQPSPTATTGDPRLSWSSAESAARPPALRFRRDGILPTVAAALSVRGTTLTCTAARGDRTPTLHPLVQDFLDTLTSGQRERFTGRCPEAILLSRHIGATDTARSKRARRKPLSPGEARRSLKHAKLTTRRIREDGDPLHGSYAAPCRSCAAMLAHFGVRVVEPAQTENG from the coding sequence AACCGTCGCCGACAGCCACCACGGGTGACCCCAGGCTCAGCTGGAGCAGCGCGGAGTCCGCGGCACGCCCGCCCGCACTCCGCTTCCGCCGCGACGGGATCCTGCCCACCGTCGCCGCCGCACTCTCCGTCCGCGGTACGACCCTCACCTGCACCGCGGCCAGAGGAGACCGGACGCCCACCCTCCACCCGCTCGTCCAGGACTTCCTCGACACCCTCACCAGCGGCCAGCGCGAACGCTTCACCGGCAGATGCCCCGAAGCCATCCTGCTCTCCCGCCACATCGGCGCCACCGACACCGCGCGATCCAAGCGCGCCCGGCGCAAACCCCTCAGCCCCGGCGAGGCCCGCCGCTCCCTCAAGCACGCCAAACTCACCACCCGGCGCATCCGGGAGGACGGCGACCCCCTGCACGGCAGTTACGCCGCCCCCTGCCGCTCCTGCGCGGCGATGCTCGCCCACTTCGGCGTACGCGTCGTCGAACCCGCCCAGACCGAGAACGGCTGA
- a CDS encoding SUKH-3 domain-containing protein, with protein sequence MPDHPLSTTRFPVAVDAALRDAGWQPGRWDIKLAEHWADTLRAHISPGGHRHNVFPAAVEAWAEFGALHITPPGPGRQTAPAALRLDPLAGLHLARTLGDLGRALDTEIAPLGEEGDAQAVLAIDAEGRVYSVDHTGDWYLGPDLDRALIALVNGNQPARLTTP encoded by the coding sequence ATGCCCGACCACCCCCTCAGCACCACCCGGTTTCCCGTCGCCGTCGACGCGGCCCTGCGCGACGCGGGCTGGCAACCGGGCCGCTGGGACATCAAACTCGCCGAGCACTGGGCCGACACGCTCCGCGCCCACATCTCCCCCGGAGGCCACCGGCACAACGTCTTCCCCGCCGCCGTCGAGGCCTGGGCCGAGTTCGGCGCCCTGCACATCACCCCACCCGGACCCGGCCGACAGACCGCGCCCGCGGCACTGCGCCTCGACCCCCTCGCCGGGCTCCACCTCGCCCGCACCCTCGGCGATCTCGGCCGCGCCCTCGACACCGAGATCGCGCCGCTGGGAGAGGAGGGCGACGCCCAGGCCGTCCTCGCCATCGACGCCGAAGGCCGCGTCTACAGCGTCGACCACACCGGCGACTGGTACCTCGGACCCGACCTCGACCGGGCCCTCATCGCCCTCGTCAACGGCAACCAGCCCGCACGTCTCACCACACCCTGA
- a CDS encoding sensor histidine kinase gives MGGGRGGTRGALWSGSSPGGALWGSLWWGRRRSAVLDGGLALLSAAECALEGARFAERASLPALVGVAFGLLAGSALVLRRRRPVAVVLVSIAITPAGMGFLMGIVGLYTLAASEASRRVIAALAGMSLLGTLIVTFVRTRQDVATADFDPGSWYVPVVSVVMSIGLTAPPLLLGLYVGARRRLMESLRERAISLEQELSLLADRAEQRAQWARTEERTRIAREMHDVVAHRVSLMVVHAAALQAVALKDPQKAARNAALVGDMGRQALTELREMLGVLRSGEEVVARATAEPVPLAAVGAAAAAAAEAAEAAEAAEVVEVVEGAVAGAAVAGEGPSLADLGSLVEQSRLAGMAVELSVQGEPRAYRPDVEQTAFRVVQEALTNVHKHAPGARAWVRVAHRAAEVAMQVENGPSLRGAADAGLPSGGNGLVGMRERVSALGGVFVSGPTDGGGFRMSAVLPTGSPTESPAVLPTESPAGSQAGSQAESPAG, from the coding sequence ATGGGCGGCGGGCGGGGTGGCACACGGGGCGCCCTGTGGAGCGGGTCGTCGCCGGGAGGAGCGCTGTGGGGATCGCTGTGGTGGGGGCGCCGGCGGAGCGCGGTGCTGGACGGGGGACTCGCTCTCCTGTCCGCCGCCGAGTGCGCGTTGGAGGGTGCCCGGTTCGCGGAGAGGGCCTCGCTGCCCGCGCTCGTGGGGGTGGCCTTCGGCCTGCTCGCCGGATCGGCGCTGGTGCTGCGCCGGCGCCGGCCGGTGGCCGTGGTACTGGTGTCGATCGCGATCACGCCGGCCGGGATGGGCTTCCTGATGGGGATCGTCGGGCTGTACACGCTCGCCGCCTCGGAGGCGTCGCGGCGGGTGATCGCGGCGCTGGCGGGGATGTCGCTGCTGGGGACCCTGATCGTCACGTTCGTGAGGACCAGGCAGGACGTGGCGACGGCCGACTTCGATCCGGGGTCCTGGTACGTGCCGGTGGTGTCGGTCGTGATGTCGATCGGGCTGACCGCCCCGCCGCTGCTGCTGGGACTCTACGTGGGGGCGCGGCGGCGGCTGATGGAGAGCCTGCGGGAGCGGGCGATCAGTCTCGAGCAGGAGCTGTCACTGCTGGCGGACCGCGCGGAGCAGCGGGCGCAGTGGGCGCGTACGGAGGAACGGACGCGGATCGCGCGGGAGATGCACGACGTGGTGGCGCACCGGGTGAGTCTAATGGTGGTGCACGCGGCGGCCTTGCAGGCGGTGGCGCTGAAGGATCCGCAGAAGGCGGCGAGGAACGCGGCGCTGGTGGGGGACATGGGCCGGCAGGCGCTGACGGAGCTGCGGGAGATGCTCGGGGTGCTCAGGTCGGGTGAGGAGGTGGTGGCGCGGGCGACGGCCGAGCCGGTGCCGCTGGCCGCGGTGGGGGCCGCGGCTGCTGCTGCGGCTGAGGCCGCTGAGGCGGCGGAGGCGGCCGAGGTCGTCGAGGTCGTCGAGGGTGCGGTTGCGGGTGCGGCGGTTGCGGGGGAGGGGCCGTCGCTGGCGGATCTCGGTTCGCTGGTGGAGCAGTCGCGGTTGGCGGGGATGGCCGTGGAACTCTCGGTACAGGGCGAGCCGCGTGCGTACCGGCCGGACGTGGAGCAGACGGCGTTCCGGGTGGTGCAGGAGGCCTTGACGAACGTCCACAAGCACGCGCCGGGTGCGAGGGCGTGGGTACGGGTCGCCCACCGTGCGGCGGAGGTCGCGATGCAGGTGGAGAACGGGCCCTCGCTGCGCGGCGCGGCGGACGCGGGTCTGCCGAGCGGGGGGAACGGTCTGGTCGGCATGCGGGAGCGGGTGTCCGCGCTGGGCGGGGTGTTCGTTTCGGGGCCGACGGACGGGGGCGGCTTCCGGATGTCGGCGGTGCTGCCGACGGGGTCGCCGACGGAGTCCCCGGCGGTGCTGCCGACGGAGTCCCCGGCGGGGTCGCAGGCGGGGTCGCAGGCGGAGTCCCCGGCGGGGTGA